From a single Miscanthus floridulus cultivar M001 chromosome 8, ASM1932011v1, whole genome shotgun sequence genomic region:
- the LOC136470514 gene encoding uncharacterized protein encodes MAQEQVAPLAARVKELEEELTCMTGDRDAFRSRAEEATASGKALAGQLGAEQSAHQLTKELGREASRVAEATRVEAQRLKEKAEASPTEALRWKEKAEASRVEARRWEQKAKESEAEVTRAAEASVAVQAVLETKIEEHKALKSAARTACEALEVEGVQSGSSLGSCLIALSGQVRERLRGALYTGVKRVLAVIASHYIGVDLQAISDGYILPDDDEEDSEVVAKLMEAAEGSDTALAKLFEEEVVAPPPSANSGGPKP; translated from the exons atggcccaggagcaggtcgcccctctggcggcgcgggtcaaggagttggaggaggagctcacctgcATGaccggtgatcgggatgccttcaggtctcgaGCCGAAGAAGCCACGGCCTCAGGCAAGGCTCTTGCTGGGCAGTTAGGAGcggagcagagtgcgcaccagctgacgaaag agctagggaGAGAGGCTTCCAGGGTGGCTGAGGccactcgggtcgaggcccagcgcctgaaggagaaagccgaggcttcCCCGAccgaggccctgcgctggaaggagaaagccgaggcctctcgggtcgaggcccgacgctgggagcagaaggccaagg AGTCGGAGGCGGAGGTTACCCGGGCAGCTGAGGCTTCTGTcgcggtgcaggcggtgctcgagaccaAGATCGAGGAGCACAAGGCGCTGAAGAGTgccgcccgtaccgcctgcgaggccttggaggtcgagggggttcaatcaggcagctcccttgggagctgtctgattgcattgagcggtcaagtgcgcgagcggctccgaggagcgctgtatacgggcgtcaagcgcgtgTTGGCCGTCATTGCCTCGCACTACATAggcgttgacctccaagccatcagcgatggctacatcctacccgatgatgacgaggaggacaGCGAGGTGgttgcgaagctgatggaggcggcggagggctcCGATAcggcgttggccaagctgttcgaagaggaggtggtcgctCCTCCGCCGTCTGCCAATTCTGGAGGCcctaagccttga